ATACACCAAGAAAATTGCGTAGCCGCGAGTGGTTCGACGATCCGTCCGACCCTTCGGCAACGGCACTCTATCTGGAGCGCTATCTCAACTGGGGCCTGACGCAGGAGGAGCTGCAGTCCGGCAAGCCGATCATCGGCATCGCGCAGACCGGGTCGGACCTGTCGCCCTGCAACCGCCCGCACATCGAGCACGCCAAGCGCATCCGCGAGGGCATCCGCGAGGCCGGCGGCATCGCCCTGGAATTCCCCGTCCATCCGATCCAGGAGACCGGCAAGCGGCCGACCGCGGCGCTTGACCGAAACCTTGCCTATCTCGGCCTCGTCGAGATCCTGTTCGGCTACCCGCTCGACGGTGTCGTGCTGACGGTCGGGTGCGACAAGACGATGCCCGCCTGCATGATGGCGGCGGCGACAGTCGACATCCCGGCGATCGCCTTCTCGGCGGGTCCGATGCTGAACGGCTGGTACAACGGCCAGCGGACCGGCGCGGGCACCATCGTCTGGCACGCGCGCAAGCTGATGGCCGCCGGCGAGATCGACTACAAGGGCTTCATCGACCTCGTCGCCTCCGCCTCGCCGTCGCCCGGCTACTGCAACACCATGGGCACGGCGACGACGATGAACTCGCTCGCCGAGGCGCTGGGGATGACGCTCCCCGGCCAGGCCGCCATCCCCGCGCCCCACAAGGAGCGCGGCGCGATGGCCTACGAGACCGGCAAGCGCATCGTCGACATGGTGAAGGAGGACCTGAAGCCCTCCGACATCCTGACGAAGAAGGCGTTCGAGAACGCCATCGTCATCAACTCGGCCATCGGCGGCTCCTCCAACGCGCCGATCCACATCAACGCCATCGCCAGGCACATCGGCGTCGACCTCGACCTCGACGACTGGGAGCGCTGCGGGCTCGACGTCCCGCTGCTCGTCAACATGCAGCCGGCGGGCGAGTATCTCGGCGAGGACTACCACCACGCGGGCGGCGTGCCGGCGGTGGCGGCAGAACTGATGCGCCACGGCAAGCTGCACGAGGACGTCATCACCGCCAACGGCAAGACCGCGGGCGAGAACTGGAAGGCGGCGCCCAACCGCTGGCCGGATGTCATCCGCACGTTCGACACCGCTCTCAAGGAGCATGCCGGCTTCCGCGTGATGAAGGGCAACCTCTTCGACGCGGCGGTGATGAAGCTCTCGGTGATCTCGCCGGACTTCCGCGAACGGTACCTCTCGAACCCCGACGATCCGGACGCCTTCGAGGGCCGCGCGATCGTGTTCGACGGGCCCGAGCACTACCACCACGCGATCGACGATCCCTCGCTCAATATCGACGAGCACTGCGTCCTCTTCATCCGCGGCACGGGGCCGATCGGCTATCCGGGCGGCGCCGAGGTCGTGAACATGCGTGCGCCGGACTACCTTCTGAAGAAGGGCGTCCAGGAACTTCCGTGTGTCGGTGACGGGCGCCAGTCGGGGACGTCCGGCACGCCGTCGATCCTCAACGCCTCGCCGGAAGCGGCGGCGGGCGGCGGTCTCGCCCTCCTGAAGATGAACGACCGTGTTCGGATCGACCTCAAGAAGGGGCGTGCCGACATCCTCATCTCCGACGAGGAGCTGGCGGCGCGGCGCAAGGCGCTGGAGGAGGCCGGGGGCTACAAGTACCCGGAGAACCAGACGCCGTGGCAGGAGCTGCAGCGCGGCTGCGTCGATCAGTTCTCGGCCGGCATGGTGCTGAAACCGGCGGTCAAGTATCGCAAGATCGCCCGTACCTTCATGCCGCGCCACTCGCACTGAGCCGATGCGCCACGCGGTCTGCGCGCCCGTCGGGGGCGTTTCGTGCTGATCGGGGTCGACTGGGGGACGACGAGCCTGCGGGCCTACCTCATCGGCGACGACGGGTGGCCCGTCGACCGGGTGGAGGGCAGGCAGGGCCTCCTCAACGTCACCGACGGTGACTTCGAGGGCGTGCTGCAGCGGGCCGTCTCCGGGTGGCTCGCCGACGCGCCGGCCGGCACGCCGATCCTGCTGTCCGGCATGGTCGGCTCGCGTCAGGGCTGGGTCGAGGCGCCTTACGTTTCCGTCCCGGCGACGGCGGCCGCGCTCGCGGCGAACTGCGCCGAGATCGCGACGTCGTCGATGGGGCGGGTGCGGATCGTTCCGGGCGTGCTGCTCGACGATGCGGCGAGCGGGCGCGCCGACGTTATGCGCGGCGAAGAGACCGAGATCATGGGCGCGCTCGCGGCGCTCGGTCTCTCCGACGGCACCTTCGTGCTGCCGGGGACCCACTCCAAATGGGTGACGGTCTCGGCCGGCGTCATCACCGACTTCTCGACCTACATGACCGGCGAGATCTTCGCCGCGATGCGCGACCACACCATCCTTTCGCGCATGATGAAGAGCGAGGGCGACGACGCGGCGGCCTACGCCGACGGCGTCGGCACCGGCCTTGCCCTGTCCGGGCCGGGCGAACTCCTGTCCGCGCTCTTCGGCGTGCGCGTTCGGGGGCTGCTGGGGCGGCTGTCAGAGGCCTCCTCGGCGAGCTTCCTCTCCGGACTGCTGATCGGCGCGGAGATCGCCTCGGCGGCGGCCGGGCGAGCGGAGGTCGTCATCGTCGCCGCACCGGGTCTCGCCGAGCGCTACAGGAGCGCGCTGGCGACGGCGGGGATCGCCAACCGCCTCGCCCCGCCGGACACGGCCGCGCAGGGCCTCGCACGGATCGCCGCGCAGCTCCCGTAGCTCCGGCTGCCGCATCGCCTTGGCTGTGCGGCGCGCCGCGAGGCGGGACATTCGTGGGCCGGGAAGCGCCGGCGGCCTCGCCGGACTCTTCCGGGAAGCCCCGGCTCGAGCCCGGTCCGGAGCGTCAGGGCCGCGCGGTCAGGCCAGCGCCGCGAGGTCGGGGAGGGGGCGCGCCGTGACCGGGTCCGCGGCGAACTGCGCCTCGATCGCGGCGGCGATCGCCAGGATCTTCCGGTCGGCGCCGCGCGGGCCGATGACCTGCAGGCCGAAGGGCATCCCGTGACCGTCCTTGCCCGCGGGGATCGCGGCGGCGCAGGCAAAGCCCATCGTCGGGATGTAGCTGAGGGCGAGCCAGCGCATGTACGTCGGCATCGCCTCCCCGTCGATCTCCTCCACGAAGAGCTGGCTGTGCGGGAACGGGGACACCGACGCGGCCGGCGCGATCAGCGCGTCGTAGCGTTCGAAGAAGGCGACGAACCGGCGATAGAGTGCCGCCTGCTCGCGCTGCGCCCAGGCGACGTCCGCCGTGGTGAAGGTGAGGCCGCGCTCGGTGTTGTCGATGACGTTGCGGTCGAGCTGGTCGCGGTGCTTCTGCACGCGCTCGTGGTGCGCCACCAGGAAGGCGATGCCGCGGGTGATCTCGAAGATCTCGTGCGCGGGACCGAAGTCGGGTGTCGCCGTCTCCACATTGAGGCCGGCCGACGCCAGCGACCCAACGCGCGCGTCGAACACGCCGCGGATCTCCTTCGCCACCGGGGCGAGGTCGAAGTCCACCGACGTCGCGAGGCGCACGCTCGAGAGGTCGGCCGCCGGGATGGCCGCTTCGATCCCGTCCGCCGCATGGGAGTACGGGTCGCGCGGGTCGTAGCCGGCCTGGGCCGACATCAGGAGGACCGAATCGGCCACCGTCCGTCCCATCGGGCCGTTGACGCCCCAGGGCGAGAGGTAGGCCGCCATCTCCGGCGCCGGGACGAGGCCCATCGAGGGGCGGAAGCCGGTGATGCCGCAGAAGCTCGCCGGCGTGCGCAGGCTGCCGCCGTAGTCCGAGCCGGTCGCGACCGGCACCATGCCGACCGCGAGCGCTGCCGCCGAGCCGCCCGAGGAGCCGGCCGACGTCTTCGTCGGGTCGAACGGGTTGCCGGTGGGGCCGAACAGGCGGTTGGTCGTGTTGGCGCCGGCGGCGAACTCGGGAAGGTTCGTCTTGGCGAACACGACGGCGCCCTCGGCCCGCAGCCGCGCGACGCCCGGCTCGTCCTCCGCCGCCACGTTGTCGGCGTAGAGGAGCGAGCCGTGCGAGGTCACCATGCCCTTGACGTCGCGGTTGTCCTTGATGGCCGTCGGCAGGCCGTGCAGCCGGCCCAGCGGGCGGCCGTCCATCACCGCCTGCTCGGCGGCCTTCGCCCCGTTCATCGCCGCGTCCGCGTCGAGCGCGACGATTGCGTTGAGCGTCGGGTTCAGCCTGGCGATGCGCGCGAGGCAGCTCTCCATCAGTTCCACCGGCGACAGCGCCTTCGCACCGATGAGGCGGCGCGCTTCGGTGGCATCGAGGTCGGCTGGCTCGCTCATGAACGTCCTCCTGAAACGGGCCGCGATCTTTAGCGCCTCGGACACAAAACAAAACCCTCGACGTGCCCCGGAGTCGGATTTGCAGGGGAACGCTTTGCGCTGGACCCCGACCGGCGGGCGGCCCATGCTCGCCATGAAACGAGAGGCGCCATGACTTCCGAGACGACCCCCGAGACGAGCGAACTCATCGCCGGACTGAAACCCTGGATCGAGACCGAGAGCCCCACCTCCGACCCCGCCCGGGTCAACGCCATGATGGACCTCGCGACCGCCGAGCTGTCCGCCGCCGGTGCCAGCGTGACGCGGATTCCTGGCCGCGACGGCCGGGGCGACCACCTCTCCGCCGCGATGCCCTGGGGTGGTGACGGGCCCGGTGTCCTGGTGCTGTGCCATCTCGACACGGTCCACCCGGTCGGCACGCTCGCCCAGCTTCCGTACCGCCAGGACGGCGACCGCCTCTACGGCCCCGGC
This genomic window from Acuticoccus sediminis contains:
- a CDS encoding IlvD/Edd family dehydratase encodes the protein MAVADTPRKLRSREWFDDPSDPSATALYLERYLNWGLTQEELQSGKPIIGIAQTGSDLSPCNRPHIEHAKRIREGIREAGGIALEFPVHPIQETGKRPTAALDRNLAYLGLVEILFGYPLDGVVLTVGCDKTMPACMMAAATVDIPAIAFSAGPMLNGWYNGQRTGAGTIVWHARKLMAAGEIDYKGFIDLVASASPSPGYCNTMGTATTMNSLAEALGMTLPGQAAIPAPHKERGAMAYETGKRIVDMVKEDLKPSDILTKKAFENAIVINSAIGGSSNAPIHINAIARHIGVDLDLDDWERCGLDVPLLVNMQPAGEYLGEDYHHAGGVPAVAAELMRHGKLHEDVITANGKTAGENWKAAPNRWPDVIRTFDTALKEHAGFRVMKGNLFDAAVMKLSVISPDFRERYLSNPDDPDAFEGRAIVFDGPEHYHHAIDDPSLNIDEHCVLFIRGTGPIGYPGGAEVVNMRAPDYLLKKGVQELPCVGDGRQSGTSGTPSILNASPEAAAGGGLALLKMNDRVRIDLKKGRADILISDEELAARRKALEEAGGYKYPENQTPWQELQRGCVDQFSAGMVLKPAVKYRKIARTFMPRHSH
- a CDS encoding amidase yields the protein MSEPADLDATEARRLIGAKALSPVELMESCLARIARLNPTLNAIVALDADAAMNGAKAAEQAVMDGRPLGRLHGLPTAIKDNRDVKGMVTSHGSLLYADNVAAEDEPGVARLRAEGAVVFAKTNLPEFAAGANTTNRLFGPTGNPFDPTKTSAGSSGGSAAALAVGMVPVATGSDYGGSLRTPASFCGITGFRPSMGLVPAPEMAAYLSPWGVNGPMGRTVADSVLLMSAQAGYDPRDPYSHAADGIEAAIPAADLSSVRLATSVDFDLAPVAKEIRGVFDARVGSLASAGLNVETATPDFGPAHEIFEITRGIAFLVAHHERVQKHRDQLDRNVIDNTERGLTFTTADVAWAQREQAALYRRFVAFFERYDALIAPAASVSPFPHSQLFVEEIDGEAMPTYMRWLALSYIPTMGFACAAAIPAGKDGHGMPFGLQVIGPRGADRKILAIAAAIEAQFAADPVTARPLPDLAALA
- a CDS encoding 2-dehydro-3-deoxygalactonokinase, producing the protein MLIGVDWGTTSLRAYLIGDDGWPVDRVEGRQGLLNVTDGDFEGVLQRAVSGWLADAPAGTPILLSGMVGSRQGWVEAPYVSVPATAAALAANCAEIATSSMGRVRIVPGVLLDDAASGRADVMRGEETEIMGALAALGLSDGTFVLPGTHSKWVTVSAGVITDFSTYMTGEIFAAMRDHTILSRMMKSEGDDAAAYADGVGTGLALSGPGELLSALFGVRVRGLLGRLSEASSASFLSGLLIGAEIASAAAGRAEVVIVAAPGLAERYRSALATAGIANRLAPPDTAAQGLARIAAQLP